A single genomic interval of Armigeres subalbatus isolate Guangzhou_Male chromosome 1, GZ_Asu_2, whole genome shotgun sequence harbors:
- the LOC134206376 gene encoding uncharacterized protein K02A2.6-like, producing MSNRLMIPDSFRQRILKQLHRGHPGIERMKAIARSHVYWPRIDDHIADFVKRCESCVTHSKTPSKVPLQSWPPAQSPWERIHIDIPGPINGLHFLIVVNAFTKWPEIRIVRSPITSAVTEFLDEVFARFGVPNVIVSDNGTQFTSEQFAVLCRKNGIQHFRTSPYHPQSNGQAEIFVDTFKGSLRKINEGESISESLQTFLQVYRTTPSRVLNSRTPSQLLLGRNIKTVLDLLHYQQPKPVVLNQRQDEQFNRKHGATPRGFRKGDMVYAKVYRSNTSWQWGSGVIIVVIGRVNHNVLLDDWHGRKRLIRSHSNQLKHRSSEAKTGAADSTPLGILVDMFGIQSPGPAVQPAQQAQAEQEPLPVPSISHEPRCK from the coding sequence ATGTCCAACCGTTTGATGATTCCGGACAGTTTTCGGCAGCGGATTCTCAAGCAACTGCATCGAGGACATCCGGGAATAGAGCGGATGAAAGCTATCGCACGTAGTCACGTGTACTGGCCGAGGATCGATGACCACATTGCTGATTTTGTGAAGAGATGTGAAAGCTGTGTCACACATTCCAAGACACCGTCTAAGGTTCCGCTACAGTCGTGGCCACCCGCTCAATCTCCCTGGGAGCGTATCCACATCGACATCCCCGGCCCAATCAACGGTCTGCACTTCCTCATAGTAGTGAACGCCTTCACCAAGTGGCCGGAAATTCGCATCGTTCGATCCCCGATAACATCAGCAGTGACCGAGTTCCTCGACGAGGTGTTTGCCCGTTTTGGCGTTCCCAACGTCATAGTCTCCGACAATGGAACGCAGTTCACGTCGGAACAGTTCGCTGTTTTGTGCAGAAAGAACGGCATTCAACATTTCCGGACATCGCCGTATCACCCACAGTCCAATGGCCAGGCGGAGATATTTGTGGACACCTTTAAGGGGTCGTTGCGCAAAATCAACGAGGGGGAAAGTATCTCGGAATCGCTTCAGACGTTCCTCCAGGTCTATCGAACCACTCCCAGTCGTGTTCTGAATAGCAGAACTCCTTCGCAGCTGTTGCTTGGTCGAAACATCAAGACGGTTCTCGATCTCCTGCATTACCAACAACCGAAGCCAGTGGTTCTCAATCAACGTCAAGACGAACAGTTCAACCGGAAGCATGGCGCAACTCCTCGTGGCTTCCGAAAAGGCGACATGGTCTACGCCAAGGTCTACCGCAGCAACACCTCGTGGCAGTGGGGATCCGGCGTAATCATCGTGGTCATCGGACGGGTCAACCACAACGTGCTACTGGACGATTGGCATGGACGGAAGAGGCTCATCAGATCGCACTCCAACCAGCTCAAGCATCGTTCCAGTGAAGCAAAAACCGGCGCAGCAGATTCCACACCACTGGGTATCCTGGTGGACATGTTTGGAATTCAATCTCCTGGACCAGCAGTACAGCCCGCTCAACAAGCTCAAGCCGAGCAGGAACCACTTCCTGTTCCATCCATCAGCCACGAACCGAGGTGCAAGTAG
- the LOC134203626 gene encoding allantoicase-like gives MAVGLKNQDPAFLQLSELASEGSGGRICFATDDWFAPADWMLKDSEPVFISDKYTTYGKWMDGWETRRKRIAGHDWCIVRLAAPTSIKGILVDTAYFTGNYAPQFSIQGARLGPTEEDSMPERGEEMIGTACSKQDLKLMAELKSDQWIEVIGMTPLQPGYEETRKQYFSIENRNQVFTHLRVNIFPDGGIARLRVFGEVQPDFNVLKQSQTDLIGVLNGGQCLSYSNAHYGHPRNLIKPNRGINMGDGWETARRLDRPAILKTDDNGILQVPGCEWAVFKLCSAGSVERIIVDTNHFKGNFPDNVKFEAAYLDDKESLPSAQWKCMLNNAKLSAHKEHEFGGDALQFKGPCTHVRITIAPDGGISRVRLYGKIL, from the exons ATGGCTGTTGGGCTGAAGAATCAGGATCCAGCTTTTCTGCAACTCAGCGAACTTGCATCCGAAGGC AGCGGAGGCCGAATATGCTTCGCCACGGACGACTGGTTTGCCCCGGCCGACTGGATGCTGAAGGACTCCGAACCGGTCTTCATATCGGACAAATACACCACCTACGGCAAATGGATGGACGGTTGGGAAACACGGCGTAAGCGGATCGCAGGTCACGACTGGTGCATTGTGCGGCTGGCGGCGCCGACCTCGATCAAGGGCATCCTGGTAGATACAGCGTACTTCACCGGGAACTATGCACCACAGTTCTCGATTCAGGGAGCACGATTGGGGCCAACTGAAGAGGATTCAATGCCGGAGCGTGGAGAAGAGATGATCGGGACAGCATGTAGTAAGCAAGATTTGAAATTGATGGCAGAGTTAAAAAGTGATCAATGGATAGAGGTCATTGGAATGACTCCACTGCAACCGGGCTACGAAGAAACTAGAAAGCAATATTTTTCCATAGAGAATCGTAACCAAGTTTTCACCCATCTGAGAGTTAACATATTTCCGGATGGTGGAATTGCTAGATTGCGCGTGTTTGGAGAAGTTCAGCCTGATTTTAATGTTCTCAAGCAATCCCAAACTGATCTGATTGGTGTTTTGAACGGAGGTCAGTGTCTGAGCTATTCTAACGCCCACTATGGACACCCTCGAAATTTGATTAAACCAAATCGTGGCATCAATATGGGGGATGGTTGGGAAACTGCCCGTAGATTAGATCGACCAGCGATCTTGAAAACAGACGACAATGGTATCCTGCAAGTGCCCGGTTGTGAATGGGCTGTTTTCAAACTATGCTCGGCAGGATCCGTGGAAAGGATCATCGTTGATACCAACCActtcaaaggaaattttccGGATAATGTAAAGTTTGAGGCTGCTTATTTGGATGATAAAGAATCGTTGCCGTCAGCTCAATGGAAGTGTATGCTTAACAACGCGAAACTGTCGGCGCACAAAGAGCATGAGTTTGGAGGAGACGCATTACAATTCAAGGGACCATGTACTCATGTTAGAATAACAATAGCCCCAGATGGAGGAATTTCACGGGTGCGATTATACGGAAAAATACTGTGA